Genomic segment of Paenibacillus sp. FSL R5-0623:
AAAATTGTTTCCGATCCGTATATTTCTCAAAAGCTTTACGCAAAGCATTAAACTCAACCGGATCACCTAATTTTGTCCCTGTTCCATGTGCTTCAATAAAGGTAAGCGTATCAGGAGAAATGCTGGCTTCTTTCCATGCCTGTTCGATCACATGGGTCTGAGACTCCGGGTTAGGTGCTGTGATTCCTACCGTCTTGCCATCCTGATTAATCGCACTTCCCTTAATCACACCATAGATATGATCCCCGTCCTTAATCGCTTGCTGCATTGGCTTCAACATGACCGACCCAACACCTTCGCCAAATCCCGTGCCGTTGGCATCTTCGCTAAACGTTCTCGTCAATGCATCTGGAGATTCCATATCCAGTCCGATACTTATCGGTAATAATGCCGTTCGAATGCCTCCTGCGATTGCCATTTCACAGTCTCCAGCGAGCAATCCTTTACATGCCATGTGAACAGCAACAAGTGAGGAGGAACAAGCGGTATCAATCGTTAAGGCCGGGCCTTTTAAATTCAAGAAATATGCAATTCTGCTCGCCAGTACAGATGGTAAATTTCCAATGATATAATTTTTGAGTTCTGCGGGGTAACTCGCCGTCACGAGCCGTTCGTAATCATACCCAACTTTGGAATACCCCGCGTAAACGCCCACATTTCTTCCATTTATTCCTTCTCCTGCATACCCAGCATCTTCAATCGTATGCCATGCTGTTTGCAAGAACATCCTTTGATTCGGGTCCATAAATTGTGCAGTTCTTGGGGTTATGCCAAAGAAAGAATAGTCGAATTGATCAATCTGATCCAAGTAACCACCCTTGATCCATTGAACTTCGCTCATTTCACTTCGCATGGATTGTATATAATCCGCTGCGTCTTTTATCCGACTTTCCGGGTAGTCCCGAATGTTATGTGTTCCATTTTCCAAAACACGCCAAAAATCGCTTGCATTTGATGCACCAGGGAGATTCAAAGACATACCGATAATAGCAATATCTTTGGATGGCGTATGATCCTCTTGAGTTTTGTTGACTTCCATGGTCTCGCTGTAACCTCTAGCCAGATATGCTGCCAATTCAGTTATCGAGGGATAGGTAAAGAGGTCCGTAACAGCAAGCTCTTCTCCGTATTTTTGTTCTATACGTTCAGCGATTTGGGCCAGCTGTAATGAAGTTGCACCCATATCAAAATAGCTATCCTCAAGTTCAACCTTTTTCCCAACCAGCACTTCAGAAAATAGTGAAGTTAATTCACGTTCTATGACTCGAACCCAAACAGAGGCCTCTTCTTTTGCCTTGTCATTGTCATTCTTGATCCAGTCATGGATGAATGCAGATTCTGTTGAGAATTTGCCTGCTTCATACTGCTTGGCCAACTGATAGCGCTGGATTTTCCCACTTGTTGTTTTCGGTAATTTTTTAATCGGCAGTACCTCTTTGACACTCCATCCCCCATGTTTATATAGGTGTTTTTTGATTTCTTTAACAAGAGGCAGGAAGTGTTCGATCTTTTTTTTGTACACGACAAACACAATAATTTCTTCACTTTGACTATTCGAATCATACACACCACAAGCAGCAACTCTTCCGAGTTCAATATCATTTAATTGGATGGCGACACGTTCAATGTCATGGGGATATACATTTTTACCATTGATAAAGATGATGTCTTTTTCCCGCCCTGTTACAACCAGTTTTCCGTTCATGATGAAACCCAGATCTCCTGTATTCACCCATCCGTCGTGAGTTAATAACTTCTCCGTTGCTAGTGAATTGTTATAATAACCTTGGGTGACGTTATCCCCCTTGATTTGAATTTTTCCAATAAACAAATCAGGAACACTGTTCATTTCCTCATCGCAAATTCTAACATGGCAATAATCAATTGCTTCGCCAACGGCAACAAATGATGCCACATGTTCAGCATGTTTCTCGACTTCGATGACACGCTCCCCTAAGTTCAGATGATCCCGGTGAACGTACACCGCAGTAAATTCTTCTTCTACCTTGGGAAAGGAGACGGCAACAGAGGCCTCTGCTAATCCATATACGGTAAACATGGCTGTTTTCTTTAAGTGATATGCTGACAATACATTTAGGAATTCATCACACACTTCGGGTAATATAGGTTCCGCCCCATTATAGATGACTCTGACAGATGACAGATCCCATCCCTCCGCTTTGTCTTCGCGAAAGAAATTCAGGAAGTATTTATAACCAAAGTTAGGGGAAGACAGTATGGTTGCTTTGTGTTCATTTACTTTTTCCATCCATAGAATCGGTTTGCGAATAAATAATTCCGTTGGGAGCAAGTACTGATGAATTCCTGCCACGAGGGGTACGAGATGGAATCCAATCAAACCCATATCATGGGTAAGGGGCATCCAGGAGAGAAAACTATCGTTTGAACTAATTTGTGTGCCATTAATAGCAGCACAAGTATTATATATGAGGTTTCGATGTGTCAGCATAACGCCCTTGGGGTCGCCGGTTGATCCAGAAGAAAACTGAATAAATGCCAAGTCATCTGGCTTAGGGTCAACTATATTATTAATAGATTCATAATGATATATGGTGTCTTGGATCAGATCCGTTCTGACTTCTAATTGATGATGGAAATCAAGCATGTCATGTTCCAAGACAAATCTCTTCATTTTATCCAGCACCTTCTCAGATGCAATCATGAAAGGGTTCTTTAGCAAATTCCAAATACGGCATACTTTCAAGTTTTGTTCTTCATCTTCACCAATACTTACAGGGATAGGGATCATTCCACCGAGTATACAAGCCCAGAATGCGACTAAAAACCGTTTGTTTTCTTGAATCTGAAAAATAATCTCTTGTTTAGGTTTAATTCCGATGGCTTGTAGATAACCTAAATACCCTTGTGCCTCAGTAAATAATTGATGATAAGATATAAAAGTTTCACGTTTGTCCGCATCGATAAAACGAATACCGCGGTCCGTTATTTTACTTCTGTCGTGGATAACATCCACCAATGTTTGAAACTGATTAGTATACATATCTCTCCTCCAAGTGAATCATCTCTAACATGCTTATCTAATTATTTACACATATTTCAAGCAAAATTTTACCATAGAAATATATGTAAAATCAATCAATTTATTGTTACTATATGGTAAAAAATAGAGATTGATTCGTAAGTTATTGACATATTTAATACCAAACATCTGAAGTTTCAACAAGTTTAGATGCATTAAAAGACAAAAAGACTACCTTATAAAAAGGCAGTCTGTCGCTGTAATATAGATCTTGCAAAAGAAAAGTTCGGGTACTAGATTGCATCAATCAACGCTGTTCCATCCAATGGAATTTTCTTTGCTATAATAATGGAATGACATACCTGTAGAGCATCATTTATCTCTTCTTCACTGAGTTCGTATCCATTCTTGTGTATTTGTTCCTGTACCCGTTGTAAATGATGAAATAATGGCTCAACCATTTGGGCATATGATATCGAATCTTGGTTATAATTCCGTGAAGTGAGTGCGGTTACCATTAGTTCTGATAACAACTTTTTACGAATCGTTAACCGTTTATTTTTCCTTTCTTGTGTATTTGTAAGCATTAGTAAATCGGAAGGTTGACTTAGCGAGTAAGGTAGAATACTCTTCGTTATTTTACTCATAAGACTAACTAACACATGTTTAGAACCCAACTCTATAACTTCATTAACCCCATTTGCAACCAGATAGCGCATAGACTCTGACCATCTTACAGACATCGTCATCTGCATGTTTAAGTAATCCACGACAGATCGATCAGACTCATAGGGTGCTGCTGTAACATTGGAAATAATCGGGTATTTTGCATGGGCATATTGATATTGATCCAATTCAACTTTGAATTGTTCTGCTGCGGTTTGCATCATAGGTGAATGATAGGGACCACTTACATTGATATAAGAATGTTTTGTTCCCAGGGTTTCTGTCCTTTTAATAATTTCTTGTATAGAGTGCCGATGTCCCGAAATGACAAACTGCTGGTCAGCGTTCATACAAGCCACACAGGCAGGGCGTTCTTTTGTTGAAACTTCTTCGCATATGTTTTGAAGTGTATCTAATCGAATGTGTGAAATGGCCACCATGGTCCCTTGCTGATCCGGGTCTGCATTGTGCATAATGATCCCTCGTTGTCTCACAAGTTTAATAGCGTCACGAAAAGATAGAACACCAGCGCATACCAGAGCCGAATATTCTCCCAAACTATGCCCAGCCAAATAAGCGGGTTCCATCCCTATTTCTTGCATATAAACTTGATAAGCAATGACACTAACAGTCAAAAGTGCAGGCTGAGCGTTCATCGTCATTGTCAAATCATTCATACTACCTTCAAAACATAACTTTCTCAAATCGAAAGAAATGGCTTCACTGGCTTCTTCAAATAACTTCTTAGCCACATCGAAGTTATTCCAAAAGTCTCTACCCATCCCAACCATCTGGGAACCTTGTCCAGGAAACAACAGAGCTACATTACTCATCCAGCATCCTCCATGTATCAACTTTATATTTCATACACATCGACAACCAAAAACCAATAAATTCCTTGTTTGCAAAATTTATAATAAACTTTCATTGGGAGTTATGCAATAATAAAGTCAAAAGGAGGGTCTTCTATTCCTATGAACGAAAAAAATTCGTGATCATTTATGGGCTCCTTGTTGGCCTCTGTGTCGGGGCATTTAGTGTAGTTCTATACTGGATATTAACTGAAGCCTGAACATGGCAAATAGACATCTCCAATACGGAGATGCCTGTTTTGTTCTGATCTGATCATTCGATGCTTATTATTCCTCATTATCTTAAGTATCTGAATACACTAATTTCAAGTTCAACGACAATTTCTTCAGACAATTTTGTTACCATCTTTTTCGTGTGAATCGGATTACCTCATCCTTCAATCAATCCATACTTCACAAAACTATGATACAATCCATCTTCCTCGACTGTTCCAGTAATATCATCTGCAATGGCTTTCAGTCCAGGCTTTGCATTACCCATGGCAATTCCAATGTTACAGAATTCCAACATCTCGGCATCATTCATGCCATCACCGATGGCAAATGTATCTTCTTGGGACATGCCCAGATGCTTCAGCAGATCAGCGATCGCAATGGCTTTGTGAATGCCAGGGATCATCAGCTCACCACTTCCTTCACCAAAGATCGGCACGGTGCACTGAATGACTTCGAATTTTCCTTCAAACTCTTGCTTGATCCGCTCAAACGGGATGGCTGAGCTCTCCAAGAAACATACTTTGTTCACATCATCCTTATACAGGTCGGCCTCTCCATATGTTAATCCGGCAATAAACGGATGCGGTTTCAGCTCTTTCTTCTCTCTGGCTACAGGGTCATTCTCCACATCACCATAGATACGGCGTTCCAGGTGAGGTTGAAGATTGTTACTCGCATACAATGCCGAATTGGATTCAAGGTAGAAGTCAATGCCATTTTCATTAAAGAAATCGACCATATGTCGAACATCTTCCGCTGTTACCCTTTTGTGATATAACACGTCCTTGCCAAACTCCACATAACCCCCACCTGCACCAATCAGACCATCGAATCCGACATCCCAGATGGAATCATAAATTTCTGCTTTGGATCGGCCTGTACATAAATAGAGCAGATGTCCGTTCTCTCTAGCCTGTCTACAAGCCTTCTGTGCTGACAACGGAATGTTTCCATCATCGTCGACCAATGTGCCATCAATATCAATAAAAACAATTTTTCGCTTCGTTTCGTTCATCTGCTTATGCCCCCATCATGTATCTCGTATCCCTATACCATCCATCACAATGCAAATTTCACTATTTGTTGGAACTTGTTATAGCACAAGGTTTTAGGTTTGTCCGTTTCCAATGGTCACTTACATGCCAACTTGTCCATATGTACGGTTTGCCAGTCATCATCCTGCTCAGCAATAACCGTAAACCCTTGGCGTTTCCAGAAATCTACGGCTCCCGGCAAGAAGCGATGTGTATGCAAATACAGCGTCGTATAGTGCATATCCTTTACCACATTCTCCAGTTCGTTCATCAGCATCGAACCAATGCCAAACCTACGATACGCGGGATCTACATAACATTTTACTATTTCGGCAGCCGATCGAGCTGCATATCGACCTTCCACAGCTTCGATACGTCCATCATAAGGTAATATTCCAATAGAACCGACGATGCCCGCATCCTCCATCATTGCAACAAGAAAGATCGAACCATCGGAGTGCAGATAATGTTCTCTGAACTGCTCGAAGTCCACAGGCAATTTCGTGTGATCCATCATCGGAAACACTTCTCTGCGTACACGCATGGCAAAATCAATGGCATCATGAATCTGGTGTGCCTGAACTGGTGTGACTGTCGGTATACTCTGAAGTTGTGTCAATAAATCCACATTCCTTATCCTCTGTATTAGGAGTTGCTTCTTGGCCCTTCCTTAAATCTTGTTCATGCCAAGGTCGGCTCTCTTCATCTCATCTTACCGAATTTGTCCCCTCCTATCAATCTATCTACACTACTAACTAAATTAAAAAAGTGCCCACACAGTCTGATAGAGTTCGCATACGATAAGGCGTGTCACAATCCATGTTGGAGGGGGAAACGCTCATGTGGTTATGGTTAGGTGTTTTTGGTTTCATTTCGCTAGCAATAATCGGGTTCGTGTATCGTTATCTGAACCAACTTGCCGAGAGCAAGTTTCACCCTCACGCTCCCAAGCAGCTCTTAGTCAAATTCAAGGAAGGTACAACCGAGGATGAGATGCATACCCTTCACAAAAAAGGGAGATGTAAAGTCGCTGAGACATACGAAGATTTAGGATGGTACCGTGTGGAATCCCGCAAAAAAATGCACCGGATGCTGAAACGTTACAAAGATCATGAGCTTATTGAACATGCAGAGCCGAATTACCTCGTTGAAGCATCCTTCACTCCCAATGACCCTTTCTTTCCTTATCAGTATAACCTGTCCAAAATCAATGCACCCGCTGCATGGGACATTACTCAGAGTAACAGCTCTGTCAAAATCGCCATTATCGATACCGGTGTACAGTTGAACCATCCAGAATTGGCCTCGAAGCTCCTCCCCGGTTATGATTATGTTGATTATGATAACATCCCTG
This window contains:
- the fabD gene encoding ACP S-malonyltransferase, with product MSNVALLFPGQGSQMVGMGRDFWNNFDVAKKLFEEASEAISFDLRKLCFEGSMNDLTMTMNAQPALLTVSVIAYQVYMQEIGMEPAYLAGHSLGEYSALVCAGVLSFRDAIKLVRQRGIIMHNADPDQQGTMVAISHIRLDTLQNICEEVSTKERPACVACMNADQQFVISGHRHSIQEIIKRTETLGTKHSYINVSGPYHSPMMQTAAEQFKVELDQYQYAHAKYPIISNVTAAPYESDRSVVDYLNMQMTMSVRWSESMRYLVANGVNEVIELGSKHVLVSLMSKITKSILPYSLSQPSDLLMLTNTQERKNKRLTIRKKLLSELMVTALTSRNYNQDSISYAQMVEPLFHHLQRVQEQIHKNGYELSEEEINDALQVCHSIIIAKKIPLDGTALIDAI
- a CDS encoding Cof-type HAD-IIB family hydrolase; translated protein: MNETKRKIVFIDIDGTLVDDDGNIPLSAQKACRQARENGHLLYLCTGRSKAEIYDSIWDVGFDGLIGAGGGYVEFGKDVLYHKRVTAEDVRHMVDFFNENGIDFYLESNSALYASNNLQPHLERRIYGDVENDPVAREKKELKPHPFIAGLTYGEADLYKDDVNKVCFLESSAIPFERIKQEFEGKFEVIQCTVPIFGEGSGELMIPGIHKAIAIADLLKHLGMSQEDTFAIGDGMNDAEMLEFCNIGIAMGNAKPGLKAIADDITGTVEEDGLYHSFVKYGLIEG
- a CDS encoding GNAT family N-acetyltransferase, producing MDLLTQLQSIPTVTPVQAHQIHDAIDFAMRVRREVFPMMDHTKLPVDFEQFREHYLHSDGSIFLVAMMEDAGIVGSIGILPYDGRIEAVEGRYAARSAAEIVKCYVDPAYRRFGIGSMLMNELENVVKDMHYTTLYLHTHRFLPGAVDFWKRQGFTVIAEQDDDWQTVHMDKLACK